The DNA segment CGGCGACGACGCTCGGGAAGTACGCGCCGACGGTCACGACGCGGCCCGCGGGGATCGGCCGCAGCTTCACCGTCGCCTCGACGATCACCCCGAGCGTCCCCTCCGAGCCGGTCAGCAGCGCCGTGAGGTCGTAGCCGGCGACGCCCTTGACGCTGCGCCGCCCGGTCCGCACCAGGCGCCCGTCTGCCAGCACGACGGCGAGCCCGAGCACCGCCTCGCGGGTGACCCCGTACTTCGCGCAGAGCAGCCCGCCCGCGTTGGTGGCGATGTTGCCGCCGATGCTCGAGATCGCCTTGCTCGCCGGGTCGGGCGAGAAGATCAGCCCGTCGGCGGCGACCGCGTCCGACAGCGCCTGATTGAGCACGCCCGGCTCGACCACCGCGAGCTCGTCCTCGAGCGAGATCTCCAGGATGCGGTCCATGGCCGCCGTCGAGAGCACGATCGCGCCGTCGCGCCCGACGGCCCCCGCGGCGAGTCCCGTCCCCGCGCCGCGCGGAACGACCGGCACCCGGTGCTCAGTGGCGAGCCGGAGCGTCGCCTGCACGTCGGCAACCGAGCGCGCGCGGACCAGCGCGAGCGCGCGCCCGCCGGCGGTCCACCCCGACTTGTCGGTGTGCGCGGACTCGAAGTCCAGCCCCTCGGTCGTCACCGCGTCGCCGAGCTCCTCGCGCAGCCTCCGGAGGACGAGCGCACTGCCGTCGGTCTCGGCACCGCGGGTCTCGGTGCCGACGGTCTGCGTGCCGACGGTCTGTGTGCTGCTGGTCTCGGTGCTGCTCATGGGGGTCACTCCGGGCGGATCGCGGGTGGGCCTCTCGATCCTTCCACGGCAGCCCGGCGACGCGGCAGGATGGGCGGATGAGCGGATCGCGGCGATGACCGGCCCCACCAGCGCGGGCATCCTCCTGCACCGGCTGCGCGGCGGCGAGCGCGAGGTGTTCCTCGGCCGGATGGGCGGCCCGCTGTGGACGCGCCGCCCGCGGGCCTGGTCGATCCCCAAGGGCCTGCACACGCCCGAGGAGAAGCCGCTCGACGCCGCTCGGCGCGAGTTCGAGGAGGAGATCGGCGTCGCCGCCCCGGACCTCGATTACGCGCTCCTCGGCGCCTACCGCCAGCGCTCCGGGAAGACCGTCACCGTCTTCGCCGCGGAGTCCGCCGACGAGGTCGCGTTCGTCGCCAGCAACACCTTCGAGCTCGAGTGGCCGCGCGGCTCCGGAGTGGTCCGCGCCTACCCGGAGATCGAGCGCGCGGAGTGGCTGCCGCTCGAGCGCGCCCGCGAGGAGATCACCGCCGGGCAGGTGTCCGCGCTCGACGATCTCGAGCGGACCCTGTCCGCGACGGACCGACCGGCGGCCCAGCGCCCGGACGCGCAGGACTCGGCTCAGTAGTCGAGGACGTCCAGCGGCATCGCCAGGTCGTCGTCGGTCGCCATCGGCACGGGCCGGCCGAGCCGGCGGGCGCGGTCGCCCAGCTCCGCGACCAGCGCCTCGTCGACGATCTCCGCGGCGTCCTCGGGCTCGTCCTCGACGAGCATCTGGCTCGACGGTCCGAGCAGCAGCCGGGCCGTCAGCACGCCACCACCGCGCCGGACGGGGATCTCCACCGTGGCCGCGGTCGCCGTCGAGGCGAGCATCCGGGCGTACTCGAGCACCGCGTCCGCGATGTCGTCCCCGGTGAGGACGCTCCCCTCGGCGTAGTGGATGCGTCGCACGGCGTACTCCTTCAATCGGCGGAGCGGCCGGCTGCAGGAGAGCCCGGCCGGCTCCCTCCCCAGGGTGGCACGCGCTCCCCGGCGCGCAGGCGGATCAGCGGACATCCGCCGGGGGCTTTACTTCCCGGCCCCGCCCCCGCCGCGCCCGCGGTCGTCGGCCGCCGAGTAGACCCGCAGCGCCAGCGGCACGATCCGGACCCTCGCCTCGTGGAAGCCCTCCGGCTCGCCGTCGAACACCTCGCTCTCGCCGTCGTGCGCCCACTCCGGGTCCACGCCGGCCGGTCGCCGCGCTCCCACCACGACGCCCGAAGTGCTGGCCGACTCGACCACCGGCGCGCGCCAGCCGGGCACCCGCCCGACCACCGGCGTCGCGCCCCGCCCGAGCGCCAGCGACACCGCGCCGCGGGTCCGGGGCGTCCGTCCCGAGTGCAGCACGCGGATGTCGAGCTGCCCGTCGTCCAGGCGCCGGCGGGCGAGCGGCGTCGCGGTGCGCGGGTGCTCCCGGTTCACTCCGACGAAGTACGACCAGACCAGCTCCGTCCGCCCGTCGCGCCGCAGCTCGAACGGGTCGGTCGAGCGCACCACCTCGAAGGCGGCGAGGACCGCGGCGAGCGGCTTGCCGATCACCTTCTCGCGCTTCTCCCGCGCGGCCACGAACTCCGGGTACAGCCCGATCGAGACGGTGTTCAGCACCGTGACCGGCTCGGCGTCCCCGGCCGTCACCTCGGCCACGTCGACGTCGCGGCGCTCGCCGTGCGCCGCCGCGTCGAGCGCGTCCTGGATCGTCACCAGGCCCAGCGCCTTGGCGAAGTGGTTCATCGTCCCGCCCGGCAGCACCAGGAGCGTCATCCCCTCGGCCCGCGCGAGCCCCGCGCCGACCGCCATCGTCCCGTCGCCGCCGTAGACGCCCAGCACCTCGGGCGGAGCGTCGCCGGTGCGCGCCGCACGCACCACGTCGCCCAGATCCTCGCCCTCGCTCAGCCGGTGCACCCGCGCCGCGGGGAAGCGCTGCAGGAT comes from the Rathayibacter festucae DSM 15932 genome and includes:
- a CDS encoding bifunctional phosphatase PAP2/diacylglycerol kinase family protein, giving the protein MPLRGTRPPSVLLRRVLAVPRAVRRADARAARKLNARRAVPLVDGALVGLSRAADHGVLWFGLGALLLLAGRPREAARGAASLAVASAAANLVGKQLFGGVRPLVVDVPVGRRLARVPTSPSFPSGHAASATAFAAGVALENPRVGLAVAPLAAAVAFSRLHVGVHWLSDVVGGAAIGAAVAGLGKVLVPARPRHVPVSERTSRPPVDVRPLGDGAGLLVVLNPSAGRDSHRPDPEPLILQRFPAARVHRLSEGEDLGDVVRAARTGDAPPEVLGVYGGDGTMAVGAGLARAEGMTLLVLPGGTMNHFAKALGLVTIQDALDAAAHGERRDVDVAEVTAGDAEPVTVLNTVSIGLYPEFVAAREKREKVIGKPLAAVLAAFEVVRSTDPFELRRDGRTELVWSYFVGVNREHPRTATPLARRRLDDGQLDIRVLHSGRTPRTRGAVSLALGRGATPVVGRVPGWRAPVVESASTSGVVVGARRPAGVDPEWAHDGESEVFDGEPEGFHEARVRIVPLALRVYSAADDRGRGGGGAGK
- a CDS encoding NUDIX domain-containing protein; protein product: MTGPTSAGILLHRLRGGEREVFLGRMGGPLWTRRPRAWSIPKGLHTPEEKPLDAARREFEEEIGVAAPDLDYALLGAYRQRSGKTVTVFAAESADEVAFVASNTFELEWPRGSGVVRAYPEIERAEWLPLERAREEITAGQVSALDDLERTLSATDRPAAQRPDAQDSAQ
- a CDS encoding FAD-binding oxidoreductase, encoding MSSTETSSTQTVGTQTVGTETRGAETDGSALVLRRLREELGDAVTTEGLDFESAHTDKSGWTAGGRALALVRARSVADVQATLRLATEHRVPVVPRGAGTGLAAGAVGRDGAIVLSTAAMDRILEISLEDELAVVEPGVLNQALSDAVAADGLIFSPDPASKAISSIGGNIATNAGGLLCAKYGVTREAVLGLAVVLADGRLVRTGRRSVKGVAGYDLTALLTGSEGTLGVIVEATVKLRPIPAGRVVTVGAYFPSVVAAAAASAAITAARLRPAVMELMDEGALAAIGRYTGAQLDRGAAYLLVQTDGGGAEEEAHRILAIVAEAGGDAESTDDPVAGEALLAVRRAFHPALEAEGEVLIEDVCVPRSALPAMFAAIRGIEERTGLSIPTVAHAGDGNLHPNFVVPAGSDGVGEEVWAAAGELFRTALALGGTLTGEHGVGLLKRRWLAEELGEDSMVLQRGIKAVFDPLGIMNPGAVY